In the genome of Ignavibacteriales bacterium, one region contains:
- a CDS encoding DUF3109 family protein, protein MNSNGKAKYVNGLKIDPTIFTFTFSCKCNGECCHYGVYTDLDESKMILGIKDKIIPLMDETQSKNTADWFEVPEEDSDFPSGIAVGTNIINKKCSFLDKDGLCTLQKLAGLEGNHKWDYKPQYCILFPLTIFENSLTIDDEHIDRLHTCNKNPNTTQSIFDACREEIRHFFGEEGFAEIEEYRKEFLSEHFAGVEKNDK, encoded by the coding sequence TTTTTACATTCACTTTTTCATGTAAATGTAATGGTGAATGCTGCCACTACGGTGTTTATACTGATTTGGATGAATCCAAAATGATTCTAGGAATAAAAGATAAAATCATTCCATTGATGGATGAAACTCAGTCAAAAAATACCGCAGACTGGTTTGAAGTTCCGGAAGAGGATTCGGATTTTCCTTCAGGCATAGCTGTCGGCACCAATATTATTAATAAAAAGTGTTCTTTCCTGGATAAAGATGGTTTGTGTACACTTCAAAAACTTGCCGGACTTGAGGGCAATCACAAATGGGATTATAAGCCTCAGTACTGTATACTTTTCCCATTAACTATTTTTGAAAACTCGCTTACTATAGATGATGAACACATAGACCGTCTTCATACCTGCAATAAAAATCCAAATACAACACAATCAATTTTTGATGCATGTCGTGAAGAAATAAGACACTTTTTTGGTGAAGAAGGATTTGCTGAGATTGAAGAATACAGGAAAGAATTCCTATCAGAACATTTTGCGGGAGTAGAAAAAAATGATAAGTAA
- the fabG gene encoding 3-oxoacyl-[acyl-carrier-protein] reductase, translating to MISNQDNSHNKRAIVTGGTRGIGRAIVKELASRSCCGVLFSDVAFVYNSCDECADELMAEVDYPGIKIHAFKADASSLTDAQASVDAAIEKLGGVDILVNNAGITRDNLLLRMSEKDFDDVINANLKSVFNYTKAVLKPMIAQRYGRIVNIASVVALIGNPGQANYVASKAGVIGFTKSMARELASRGITVNAIAPGFIETDMTGKLTDEQKQKLVQNVPMGRMGKPEDIAKVVAFLCSKDADYITGQVIAVDGGMTM from the coding sequence ATGATAAGTAATCAGGATAACTCACATAATAAAAGGGCAATTGTTACAGGCGGAACAAGAGGGATAGGCAGAGCTATTGTGAAAGAACTTGCCTCAAGAAGCTGCTGCGGCGTATTGTTTTCAGATGTCGCGTTTGTTTACAATAGCTGCGATGAATGCGCAGATGAGTTAATGGCTGAAGTTGATTATCCCGGAATAAAAATACACGCGTTCAAAGCGGACGCTTCATCACTTACGGATGCGCAGGCATCAGTCGATGCAGCCATTGAAAAACTTGGGGGTGTTGATATACTTGTTAATAATGCCGGAATAACACGTGACAATTTACTTCTTAGAATGAGTGAAAAAGATTTTGATGATGTTATTAATGCAAATCTTAAAAGTGTATTCAACTACACCAAAGCAGTATTAAAACCAATGATTGCTCAGAGATATGGAAGAATAGTAAATATAGCTTCTGTCGTTGCTCTTATAGGAAATCCCGGACAGGCAAATTATGTAGCATCAAAGGCAGGTGTAATAGGGTTTACTAAATCAATGGCACGTGAACTTGCATCAAGAGGAATAACCGTTAACGCAATCGCTCCCGGTTTTATTGAAACAGATATGACCGGCAAACTAACTGACGAACAAAAACAAAAGCTTGTTCAGAATGTGCCGATGGGAAGAATGGGTAAACCCGAAGATATAGCGAAAGTAGTCGCATTTCTGTGCAGCAAAGACGCCGACTATATAACGGGACAGGTAATAGCTGTCGATGGCGGCATGACGATGTAA
- a CDS encoding acyl carrier protein, whose product MDVEAKVKEIIIDKLGVEESQITPEASFTNDLGADSLDIVELVMGFESAFQVSIPDEDAEKIGTVGDAIKYLKEKLS is encoded by the coding sequence ATGGACGTTGAAGCTAAAGTTAAAGAGATTATAATAGACAAGTTAGGTGTTGAAGAATCTCAGATTACACCCGAAGCTTCTTTTACGAATGATTTAGGTGCAGATTCGCTTGATATAGTAGAACTAGTTATGGGATTTGAAAGTGCTTTCCAGGTATCAATTCCTGATGAAGATGCAGAGAAAATTGGAACAGTTGGAGACGCTATAAAATATCTAAAAGAAAAATTAAGCTGA
- the fabF gene encoding beta-ketoacyl-ACP synthase II: protein MKRRRVVVTGMGAITPIGIGVDQFWEAMMQGKTGANLITKFDASGFDTKFACEVKNFDPLNYIDKKTIRRMDLFTQYSIASAEMAISQSGINLEKIDNERFGVIYGSGIGGMDTLQNQHWIYFESKDPGKISPFFVPMMISDIAAGQISIKYKLKGPNYATTSACATSSHAIADAYILIERGSADLMICGGSEAAITEMSIGGFNAMKALSTWNDRYAEASRPFDIDRNGFVMGEGSGTLILEEYEHAVNRGATIFAEISGIGLTGDAHHITAPAPGGEGAVRSMKEALRDAGISITDVDYINAHGTSTPHNDINETMAIKTLFGDHANKLVVSSTKSMTGHLLGAAGGVEAIATVLAIKNDIVPPTINLTKNDPQCDLFYSPVKPTSRKINYAISNTFGFGGHNASLLFKKFEE, encoded by the coding sequence ATGAAGAGGCGAAGGGTAGTTGTAACCGGGATGGGTGCAATTACTCCTATTGGAATCGGAGTAGATCAGTTCTGGGAAGCAATGATGCAGGGGAAAACAGGTGCTAATTTAATTACAAAGTTCGACGCATCAGGCTTTGATACAAAATTTGCTTGCGAAGTAAAAAACTTTGATCCCCTAAACTACATAGATAAAAAAACTATTCGGCGAATGGATTTATTTACGCAATACTCCATTGCATCCGCTGAAATGGCTATTTCCCAATCCGGAATTAATCTTGAAAAAATCGATAATGAAAGATTCGGAGTAATTTACGGCAGTGGTATTGGAGGAATGGACACGCTTCAAAATCAGCATTGGATATATTTTGAATCTAAAGACCCGGGTAAAATAAGTCCGTTCTTCGTTCCAATGATGATCTCAGATATAGCTGCGGGACAGATATCAATCAAGTACAAACTTAAAGGTCCCAATTATGCAACTACATCGGCTTGCGCCACATCTTCGCATGCGATTGCAGACGCGTACATATTAATAGAAAGAGGCAGTGCCGACCTGATGATATGCGGAGGTTCAGAAGCTGCGATCACTGAAATGTCCATTGGCGGTTTCAATGCGATGAAAGCGCTTTCAACATGGAATGACAGGTATGCGGAAGCTTCAAGACCATTTGATATTGACAGAAACGGTTTTGTTATGGGCGAAGGTTCTGGTACACTCATACTTGAAGAATATGAACATGCTGTAAACAGAGGTGCAACAATATTTGCTGAAATTTCAGGAATCGGGCTTACCGGTGATGCACACCATATAACAGCCCCGGCTCCCGGCGGCGAAGGTGCGGTAAGATCAATGAAAGAAGCTTTGAGAGATGCGGGTATCAGCATAACCGATGTTGATTATATAAACGCACACGGCACATCAACTCCGCACAACGATATTAACGAGACTATGGCAATCAAAACTTTGTTTGGTGATCATGCAAATAAGTTAGTTGTCAGTTCAACAAAATCAATGACAGGTCACCTGCTTGGTGCTGCCGGCGGTGTTGAAGCAATTGCAACTGTGCTTGCTATAAAAAATGATATTGTCCCGCCAACAATAAATCTTACAAAAAATGATCCCCAGTGTGATCTGTTTTATAGCCCCGTAAAACCGACCAGCCGAAAAATAAATTATGCTATAAGCAATACATTTGGTTTTGGCGGACACAACGCTTCACTTTTATTCAAAAAGTTTGAGGAATAG
- the rnc gene encoding ribonuclease III: MAGFFSWLLKIIKQREETIRSKNISRFLTSQKFDDLEKSAGIIVKDKSFYIQALMHRSYLEQSSEYLVSNERLEFLGDSVLNLAVAEYLFKSFPEQNEGFLTKVRAKLVNRVALADAADGINLSRFLLISKNLSTTFSNGSKTILADAFEALIGAIYLDGGLDAAKEFVNRTLIIPNSKAGDHLIDENFKSQLLEYAQANRLDNPTYIVVKEEGPQHDRIFTIKVIIGDTEYGTGQGKNKKSAEQNAAQRALKKINQQLS, from the coding sequence TTGGCTGGATTCTTCTCCTGGTTGTTAAAAATAATCAAGCAACGGGAAGAAACAATCCGTTCAAAAAATATTTCAAGATTTTTAACTTCTCAGAAATTTGATGACCTTGAAAAATCAGCAGGCATAATTGTAAAAGACAAATCCTTTTACATACAGGCACTAATGCACAGGTCGTATCTTGAACAGAGTTCAGAGTATCTTGTATCAAACGAAAGACTTGAATTTTTAGGTGACTCAGTATTAAATCTTGCAGTGGCAGAATATCTGTTCAAATCGTTCCCTGAACAGAACGAAGGATTTCTAACAAAAGTAAGAGCAAAATTAGTTAACAGGGTCGCGCTTGCAGATGCTGCCGATGGAATAAATCTTTCCAGGTTTCTGCTGATAAGTAAAAATCTTTCCACCACTTTTTCTAACGGATCAAAAACTATTCTTGCCGACGCTTTCGAAGCATTGATCGGCGCAATTTATCTTGATGGCGGTCTCGATGCTGCCAAAGAATTCGTAAACCGTACTCTTATTATTCCAAATTCAAAAGCCGGTGACCATTTGATTGATGAAAACTTCAAAAGTCAGCTGCTTGAATATGCCCAGGCAAACAGGCTGGATAATCCAACTTATATAGTTGTGAAGGAAGAAGGTCCGCAGCACGACAGAATATTTACAATCAAAGTAATAATTGGTGACACTGAATATGGTACAGGTCAGGGCAAGAATAAAAAAAGCGCCGAACAGAACGCAGCACAAAGAGCATTAAAGAAAATTAATCAGCAGTTATCCTGA